A portion of the Gallus gallus isolate bGalGal1 chromosome 16, bGalGal1.mat.broiler.GRCg7b, whole genome shotgun sequence genome contains these proteins:
- the LOC121106487 gene encoding olfactory receptor 14C36-like, with the protein MSNSSSNSEFLLLAFGERWELRLLHFWLFLGIYLAALLGNGLIIIGIACDHRLHTPMYFFLLNLALLDLGGISTTVPKSMANSLLDSRSISYSGCVAQVFFFVFLAGAEFSLLMVMSYDRYIAICKPLHYGTLLSSRTCATMAAAAWGCGFLSAILHTANTFSLPLCQSNAVNQFFCEIPQILKLSHSHSFLREIWATVAVVSLASLFFVFILFSYVWIFRAVLRMPCEQGRHKAFSTCLPHLAVVSLFLSTAFFAYLKPPSISSPISDLVVAVLYSVLPPTLNPLIYSMRNMELKVAVRKVISQMFLNICKFTLSCSYL; encoded by the coding sequence ATGTccaacagcagctccaacagcgagttcctcctcctggcattTGGAGAGAGGTGGGAGCTGCGGCTTCTCCACTTCTGGCTCTTCCTGGGCATCTAtctggctgccctcctgggcaacggcctcatcatCATAGGCatagcctgcgaccaccgcctgcacacccccatgtacttcttcctcctcaaccttgCCCTTCTTGACCTTGGTGGCATCTCCACCACTGTCCCCAAATCCATGGCCAATTCCCTACTGGACAGCAGGTCCATTTCCTACTCAGGGTGTGTTGCCcaagtctttttctttgtcttcttggCTGGAGCGGAGTTTTCTCTTCTCATggtcatgtcctatgaccggTACATTGCCATttgcaagcccctgcactacgggaccctaCTGAGCAGCAGGacttgtgccaccatggcagcagctgcctggggctgtgggtttCTCAGTGCTAtcctgcacactgccaatacattttcactgccacTCTGCCAAAGCAATGCTGTGAACCAATTCTTCTGTGAAATACCCCAGATTCTTAAGCTCTCCCACTCGCACTCCTTCCTGAGGGAAATATGGGCTACTGTGGCTGTTGTCTCTTTagcctctcttttttttgttttcattcttttctcctatgtgtggatcttcagggctgtgctgaggatgccctgtgagcagggacggcacaaagccttttcCACATGCCTCCCTCACCTCGCTGTGGtctctctgtttctcagcactgccttttttgcctACTTGAAgcctccctccatctcctcccccaTCTCAGATCTGGTGGTGGCTGTCCTGTACTCGGTGCTACCTCCAACactgaaccccctcatctacagtATGAGGAACATGGAGCTCAAGGTTGCTGTTAGAAAAGTGATTTCACAGatgtttctaaatatttgtAAGTTTACACTGTCTTGTAGTTATCTTTAG